The following are encoded in a window of Sphaeramia orbicularis chromosome 20, fSphaOr1.1, whole genome shotgun sequence genomic DNA:
- the LOC115411721 gene encoding complement C1q-like protein 2, which translates to MLAEETDERSEINENKQKNISPDIWTELKELRDMVIKQEVDLSYSKTKIENLERETTVLEARLTSSETEVEELKRENAECPKVAFSFALTDAGDIGPFNTDITLKFTKVFTNFGQAYNPNTGIFTAPVRGVCYFRFSAMNNGLSMWDGATLYLNGQRVSWDSEGSRTQYVRVTNVLVLLLEKGDAVYLVLPIKHAVWGDTNNHTTFSGFLLFPV; encoded by the exons ATGTTAGCAGAGGAAACTGATGAACGGTCTGAGATTAatgagaacaaacagaaaaacatcagTCCTGACATCTGGACTGAGCTGAAGGAGCTGAGAGACATGGTGATAAAACAAGAGGTGGATCTGAGTTACAGCAAGACCAAGATAGAGAACCTGGAACGAGAGACAACAG TATTGGAGGCCAGATTAACTTCCAGTGAAACAGAGGTGGAAGAACTGAAGAGAGAGAATGCAG AATGTCCAAAGGTGGCGTTCTCATTTGCTCTGACTGATGCAGGAGACATCGGTCCATTTAATACCGACATCACTCTGAAGTTCACTAAAGTCTTCACCAACTTTGGCCAGGCCTACAACCCAAACACAG GTATTTTCACTGCTCCAGTCCGAGGAGTTTGCTACTTCAGATTCTCTGCAATGAATAACGGCCTCAGTATGTGGGACGGTGCTACTCTTTATCTCAATGGCCAAAGAGTATCTTGGGACTCTGAAGGCAGCAGAACTCAGTACGTCAGGGTTACAAATGTGTTGGTTCTTCTGCTGGAAAAGGGGGATGCGGTCTACTTGGTCTTACCCATAAAACATGCTGTATGGGGTGATACTAATAATCACACTACTTTCAGTGGATTTCTGCTTTTTCCTGTGTGA
- the LOC115411722 gene encoding complement C1q-like protein 2 has protein sequence MRFHRVDVFLVFLLCLNWTWAQEKNGGYDESKFTEETDEQSEINENRQKNTSPDIWTELKELRDMVIKQEVDLSYSKTKIENLERETTVLEARLSSSETEVEELKRENAERPKVAFSFGLTDAGTTGPLNTDITLKFTKVFTNFGQAYNPNTGIFTAPIRGVYYFRFSAINNNVNAALGVQVYLNGKRVSWNYDRDSTSSGRITNAFVFQLEKGDVVYLVLPGGHEIYDDVHNRNTFSGFLLFPV, from the exons ATGAGATTCCACAGAGTTGATGTTTTCCTGGTTTTTCTGCTCTGTCTAAACTGGACATGGGCTCAAGAAAAGAATGGAGGATATGATGAATCCAAGTTCACAGAGGAAACTGATGAACAGTCTGAGATTAAtgagaacagacagaaaaacaccagTCCTGACATCTGGACTGAGCTGAAGGAGCTGAGAGACATGGTGATAAAACAAGAGGTGGATCTGAGTTACAGCAAGACCAAGATAGAGAACCTGGAACGAGAGACAACAG TATTGGAGGCCAGATTAAGCTCCAGTGAAACAGAGGTGGAAGAACTGAAGAGAGAGAATGCAG AACGTCCAAAGGTGGCGTTCTCATTTGGTCTGACTGATGCAGGAACCACTGGTCCATTGAATACCGACATCACTCTGAAGTTCACTAAAGTCTTCACCAACTTTGGCCAGGCCTACAACCCAAACACAG GTATTTTCACTGCCCCAATCCGAGGAGTTTACTACTTCAGATTCTCTGCAATTAATAACAACGTGAATGCAGCATTAGGTGTTCAAGTCTATCTCAATGGCAAGAGAGTATCTTGGAACTATGATAGAGACAGTACTTCAAGTGGCAGGATTACAAATGCATTCGTTTTTCAGCTGGAAAAGGGGGATGTGGTCTACTTGGTCCTACCTGGAGGTCATGAAATATATGATGATGTTCATAATCGTAATACTTTCAGTGGATTTCTGCTTTTTCCTGTGTGA